One Anopheles marshallii chromosome 3, idAnoMarsDA_429_01, whole genome shotgun sequence genomic region harbors:
- the LOC128712043 gene encoding E3 ubiquitin-protein ligase ZNF598, whose protein sequence is MANNRQKNIQEKNVSEAETTETLCVVCFKPIVYFAVGECDHLCCYECSTRIRVLCQQNDCPICRRDLAKVIFSKTLTPYHQLDVKNRSGLYDKKYRICFTDAEVQQAYYDLLDYKCPRCDQRNFPKFELLRDHVRKQHELFYCDICTEHLKVFSSERRCYNRQELALHRRKGDPDKVGHRGHPLCEYCDTRFLDKDELFRHLRKDHFFCHYCDADGRNYFYGDYVSLRDHFRTDHFLCEEGECEQEQFTSVFRTEIDLRAHRASVHGKSMNRLANKQTRTLELEFTYAPRHGAAVAGGPGASHSAASSGAGPSSNRGRGGRTGSATGRPVPTASSADLLQHEFDNLELANDHATKQHPKKVIDATSEQDFPTLGGSAPNPVFRPNNVTIRQRVYGAAGLARTKENFPALGSGGGEGTGPTSLNEGFSSKITASSLLKPSQPTATPGTSMMIHVSNRPAGSSGGKVNGASVASMVGKKSTSDFPALPGSGSKGSSKKTGGDIYADMDERAGGAAMVNLNAISAKHRALVDDYVSVSSVVSKVTTISAKDAKKQSSAPAQSSVPSVNSIKAFPTLGEGNKPASAKPMPWASGAASSSNSGGGSAAASGNNSSKKKPTPAPNLKDEIAFVNLNALTGKKSADKMKQKADASLSNVADARNNNHNSEPAQKGSGAAKDRNKDQQQKQQHSKSNGQSSSGSQTSHANNNNNNTPSTLNNSFPVLGNSNSVQFALAAGPKRTPPGFENVHLKRTPGPPPGFGNVTLNSVARNANNMTFTNSTGESYNILPTHSYVSPSNASKRNQVLVTHFQKALKNQDALMEFRTISQMFRDGQYEASAYYDHCKIALGDRFNEIFPELIALLPTIAKQQELYLVFYQDEKNRPKAAKGKASNASKLEVCHVCKQVLIQNDLTEHYQTHYMENNFPKLGTADEGKVDSSAWKK, encoded by the exons ATGGCCAACAATCggcaaaaaaatatccaagaaaaaaacgtcTCCGAAGCAGAAACGACGGAAACGCTTTGCGTGGTATGCTTCAAACCGATAGTATACTTTGCTGTTGGCGAATGTGACCATCTTTGCTGTTACGAGTGCTCTACTCGTATTCGGGTGTTATGCCAGCAGAATGATTGTCCGATCTGTCGAAGAGATCTGGCCAAG GTTATATTTTCTAAAACACTTACTCCGTACCATCAGCTGGACGTGAAAAATCGTTCGGGACTGTATGATAAAAAGTATCGCATTTGCTTCACCGATGCAGAAGTTCAGCAGGCGTATTACGACCTGCTGGATTATAAGTGTCCTCG ATGTGATCAGAGGAATTTTCCCAAATTTGAATTGCTGCGGGACCACGTACGAAAACAGCACGAGCTATTCTACTGTGACATCTGCACGGAACATTTGAAGGTATTTTCCTCGGAACGACGCTGCTACAACAGACAAGAGCTAGCGCTGCATCGTCGCAAAGGTGATCCGGACAAGGTTGGTCACCGCGGTCATCCTCTGTGTGAATATTGTGATACGCGATTTTTGGACAAGGATGAACTGTTTCGCCATTTGCGGAAAGACCATTTCTTTTGTCACTACTGTGACGCTGATGGGCGAAATTATTTCTACGG agaTTACGTGTCGCTACGCGATCACTTTCGGACAGATCATTTTCTGTGCGAGGAAGGTGAATGTGAGCAAGAACAGTTTACGTCAGTGTTTCGCACGGAGATCGATTTGCGGGCGCATCGTGCCTCGGTGCATGGAAAATCCATGAATCGGTTAGCGAACAAGCAGACCCGAACGTTAGAACTTGAGTTTACATACGCACCACGGCATGGAGCTGCCGTTGCAGGAGGTCCCGGTGCATCACATTCTGCTGCCTCGTCCGGTGCTGGACCGTCATCAAACCGAGGTCGAGGAGGCCGAACGGGTAGTGCCACGGGGCGTCCCGTTCCTACAGCATCATCAGCCGATTTGCTACAGCACGAATTCGACAATCTTGAACTGGCAAACGATCACGCCACCAAGCAACATCCCAAAAAGGTGATAGATGCCACTAGCGAGCAAGATTTCCCAACCCTTGGAGGTTCGGCGCCAAATCCAGTATTTCGACCAAACAACGTCACCATACGGCAGCGTGTTTATGGAGCCGCCGGACTTGCGCGTACGAAAGAGAACTTTCCCGCCCTCGGCTCTGGTGGTGGGGAAGGGACTGGTCCGACCAGCCTGAACGAAGGATTTAGCAGCAAAATCACGGCGAGTTCTCTGCTAAAGCCCAGCCAGCCTACTGCTACACCCGGGACGAGTATGATGATACATGTTTCAAACCGGCCCGCAGGGTCAAGCGGTGGAAAGGTGAACGGTGCATCCGTTGCATCCATGGTTGGGAAGAAAAGTACCTCAGACTTTCCTGCTCTGCCCGGTTCGGGTAGCAAGGGATCAAGCAAAAAGACTGGAGGAGATATCTATGCGGACATGGATGAACGTGCTGGTGGCGCAGCGATGGTAAATCTCAACGCAATCTCTGCGAAACATCGCGCCCTGGTAGACGATTACGTGTCCGTATCTAGTGTCGTTTCGAAAGTGACGACAATATCTGCAAAGGATGCCAAGAAACAGTCATCTGCTCCCGCCCAAAGTTCCGTGCCTAGCGTGAACTCAATCAAAGCGTTTCCTACACTTGGGGAAGGTAACAAACCGGCATCGGCTAAACCAATGCCGTGGGCTTCGGGAGCTGCAAGTTCATCGAATAGCGGTGGTGGATCTGCCGCAGCATCCGGCAACAACTCGAGCAAGAAAAAGCCAACGCCAGCCCCAAATCTGAAAGATGAAATTGCTTTTGTCAATCTTAACGCTTTAACGGGTAAAAAATCGGCCGACAAGATGAAACAGAAGGCGGACGCATCCCTCTCTAACGTGGCAGATGCGcgtaataataatcataatagcGAACCGGCTCAGAAAGGCTCTGGAGCAGCGAAGGATCGTAACAAAGACCAGcaacaaaagcagcagcacTCCAAATCCAATGGACAGAGCTCGTCGGGAAGCCAAACATCtcatgcaaacaacaacaacaacaacactccTTCCACGCTAAACAATTCGTTCCCGGTATTGGGGAATTCGAACAGTGTACAGTTCGCACTAGCTGCGGGACCAAAGCGTACACCGCCCGGATTCGAAAATGTACATCTAAAGCGTACGCCTGGCCCACCGCCGGGATTCGGGAACGTGACGTTAAATTCTGTTGcacgaaatgcaaacaatatgACGTTCACGAATTCGACGGGTGAATCATATAATATATTGCCCACGCATAGCTACGTTTCACCATCTAACGCCAGCAAACGGAATCAA GTACTTGTGACACACTTTCAGAAAGCGTTGAAAAACCAAGATGCGTTAATGGAATTTCGGACCATATCACAGATGTTCCGCGATGGTCAGTACGAAGCATCGGCTTATTATGATCACTGCAAGATAGCACTAGGCGATCgtttcaatgaaatatttcccgAACTGATTGCGCTACTGCCAACTATCGCCAAACAACAG GAACTTTACCTGGTGTTTTATCAAGATGAGAAAAATAGACCGAAAGCTGCGAAGGGGAAAGCTTCTAACGCGTCCAAACTGGAGGTGTGTCATGTTTGCAAACAAGTGCTCATACAAAACGATTTGACGGAACACTATCAAACTCACTACATGGAGAATAACTTTCCGAAGCTTGGAACAGCAGACGAGGGAAAAGTTGATTCATCGGCATGGAAGAAATAG
- the LOC128713262 gene encoding AF4/FMR2 family member lilli: LEYAWVTLATNDSYSLGALVVAHSLKRVHTVHQMAVLITPGVSEAMKTKLRAVFNVVEEVNLLDSKDAANLALLKRPELGVTFTKLHCWRLTQFEKCVFLDADTLVLRNSDELFEREELSAAPDIGWPDCFNSGVYVFRPNLETFSSLLQYAVTHGSFDGGDQGLLNAYFSDWAHKDIQKHLPFIYNTSSVATYSYLPAFKQFGQNTKILHFIGTVKPWLQNFNSETRKVYVPSEYQHLANFLQYWWDIFAEDVHSRLSPDMQRALAHWIKPLHKVSVNQSRSTPLSTVYFTHEADNDSQMLCWQYQDNYQEHHHQHQQQQREGFVVSYDPETGYKDPWEDYLQRQEREKVLRKQEEERLYFQYLNELRAQEHRSRTQYELSLVNTQHEHHEQSPYHDIPHYAAQQQHQDPHRGADGGHTERGHHHDHHDTNAFQRTDQWVDRMVQQHQENVGHWEKHSGEMVFAVRQQESPHFRTVDHNAGNNASNRVILPDSNNNITVGDSASNANAGSKSTDLEQHKTYPPSSSSQQEPTNQQKPSQSERESDAGGNVGDVSGLAGALAQLHLGEAKSKEQEAYEEHMRRQCWETGNIDYMGRDSFENIWKRIQQTLNSGAGSGAEDKAESSSAVETVSPAPTQRTSRRPSRSRSATPKRDPKDRSPTPQPEDKKPVDKKEVLVVPPPIIAEEDDVAISLSSIESTHAMRTQAKLPPPIQYDPTTNTTTLTKKVFAGYRQIITTKSPEGKTRTHEKLVYDPSIEDDREKSDREVDQRSTALDASQKILKQDVVDGAASTTATPPLARVDAKEQSQKQAGTSEKVPPKRERQMPSTAPEASSNVSAYQPTIPKSTPKPVATPAAPAPAQQQVAQESIAGKPNALADTKQPVKALRKKRHISPQSRPQQTTTNAASTTQAPGKPSPSSSSSSLTSASRNDHPANQKASVVTAISSAIGSPSPTVSSSMAKTSYSPITPHTSTALGDEKVSPILTPPSPDMTLPSVQQQSSSPPQLNTQPSAQTKQTQPVAEGVRVGSPPVPPRRKRESRATKLEKTKKSKLVQLLLSCISCSKKKR, translated from the exons ctagAGTACGCGTGGGTCACTTTAGCAACCAACGATTCCTACTCGCTGGGAGCCCTTGTTGTTGCTCACTCACTGAAACGTGTCCATACTGTGCATCAAATGGCCGTACTCATTACGCCTGGAGTATCGGAAGCAATGAA AACAAAACTGCGTGCTGTTTTCAACGTAGTAGAAGAAGTCAATCTACTAGATTCGAAGGATGCAGCGAATCTAGCACTCCTAAAGCGTCCAGAACTGGGCGTTACGTTCACGAAATTGCACTGCTGGCGTCTTACGCAGTTTGAAAAATGCGTTTTTCTCGATGCGGACACGCTTGTTTTGCGCAATAGTGACGAACTGTTCGAGCGCGAAGAACTGTCGGCTGCACCGGATATTGGCTGGCCGGATTGTTTCAACTCGGGCGTGTACGTGTTTAGACCCAATCTGGAGACTTTCTCCAGTTTGCTGCAATATGCGGTGACGCACGGAAGCTTCGATGGCGGGGATCAAGGATTGCTGAATGCCTACTTCTCTGACTGGGCCCACAAGGATATTCAAAAGCACTTACCCTTCATTTACAACACGTCCTCGGTAGCGACGTACTCTTACTTGCCTGCATTTAAACA GTTTGGACAAAATACCAAAATTCTTCATTTCATCGGCACTGTCAAACCATGGCTGCAGAACTTCAACTCTGAAACACGTAAAGTGTATGTGCCTTCAGAGTATCAGCATCTGGCGAACTTTCTTCAGTACTGGTGGGACATCTTTGCCGAAGATGTCCATTCAAGGCTGAGCCCAGACATG CAACGAGCTTTAGCTCACTGGATTAAACCTTTGCACAAGGTTAGTGTTAATCAATCTCGTTCAACGCCCTTGAGTACAGTCTATTTTACTCATGAAGCAGATAATGATAGTCAGATGTTATGTTGGCAATATCAAGACAATTACCAagagcaccaccaccagcaccagcagcagcaaagagAAGGGTTTGTCGTTTCGTATGATCCGGAAACGGGTTATAAAGATCCCTGGGAGGATTACCTGCAGAGACAGGAGCGTGAGAAAGTGTTGCGCAAGCAAGAGGAGGAACGATTGTACTTCCAATATTTGAACGAACTACGCGCACAAGAACATAGAAGCCGCACACAGTATGAACTATCACTCGTAAATACACAACATGAACACCATGAACAGTCGCCATATCATGATATACCACATTATGctgcacaacaacagcatcaggATCCGCACAGGGGTGCTGATGGTGGTCATACAGAGCGTGGCCaccatcatgatcatcatgaTACCAATGCTTTCCAGCGTACAGACCAGTGGGTCGATAGAATGGTTCAACAGCATCAAGAAAACGTAGGTCACTGGGAAAAACATTCTGGGGAAATGGTGTTCGCTGTTCGGCAACAGGAATCACCCCACTTCAGAACGGTTGACCACAATGCTGGTAATAATGCGAGCAACAGAGTAATACTGCCAGATTCAAACAATAACATCACAGTTGGTGACAGTGCTAGTAACGCCAATGCCGGCAGTAAGAGTACTGATTTGGAACAGCACAAAACGTATCCTCCGAGTTCCTCCTCCCAGCAggaaccaaccaaccaacagaaACCAAGCCAAAGCGAGAGGGAATCTGACGCTGGTGGTAATGTTGGGGATGTG AGTGGTCTTGCGGGAGCATTGGCTCAGTTGCATCTTGGTGAGGCGAAATCAAAAGAACAAGAAGCCTACGAAGAGCACATGAGACGCCAATGTTGGGAAACAGGTAACATCGATTATATGGGTCGAGATTCGTTCGAAAACATTTGGAAACGCATTCAACAAACCCTCAACTCCGGGGCCGGCTCGGGTGCCGAAGATAAGGCGGAGTCTTCCTCCGCCGTGGAGACTGTATCCCCCGCTCCAACACAACGCACTAGTCGCCGTCCATCGCGATCACGCTCTGCGACACCGAAAAGGGATCCGAAAGATCGGTCGCCTACGCCGCAACCGGAAGATAAAAAACCTGTCGATAAAAAGGAAG TACTAGTCGTCCCGCCGCCGATCATTGCGGAGGAAGACGACGTTGCTATCAGTTTATCATCGATCGAAAGTACCCATGCGATGCGAACCCAAGCAAAGCTGCCGCCACCAATTCAGTACGATCCGACTACCAATACGACAACATTGACCAAGAAAGTCTTTGCAGGTTATCGGCAGATTATAACGACGAAGAGTCCAGAAGGCAAAACCCGTACGCACGAGAAACTCGTCTACGATCCGTCGATCGAAGATGATCGTGAAAAGTCGGACAGAGAAGTTGATCAACGGTCTACCGCGCTAGATGCTTCTCAGAAGATTTTGAAGCAAGACGTCGTAGATGGTGCTGCGTCTACTACTGCCACACCTCCGCTAGCGAGAGTGGACGCGAAAGAACAGTCCCAGAAGCAAGCTGGCACAAGTGAAAAGGTGCCACCAAAGAGAGAAAGGCAGATGCCAAGCACTGCCCCGGAAGCCAGTAGTAACGTCAGCGCTTATCAACCGACGATTCCCAAATCCACTCCAAAGCCTGTAGCCACACCTGCGGCACCAGCGCCAGCCCAGCAACAGGTGGCACAGGAATCGATTGCAGGTAAACCGAATGCATTGGCGGACACAAAGCAACCGGTCAAAGCATTGCGCAAAAAACGACACATCTCTCCACAGTCGCGACCACAGCAAACTACTACAAATGCCGCGTCGACCACTCAAGCGCCAGGAAAGCCAtccccatcatcatcttcatcatccttAACGTCTGCTTCGCGCAATGACCACCCGGCTAACCAAAAGGCTTCCGTCGTCACTGCCATTTCGTCCGCCATCGGATCGCCTTCACCGACAGTATCGTCCAGCATGGCAAAGACGAGTTACAGTCCGATCACACCGCACACGTCCACCGCTTTAGGTGATGAGAAAGTGTCGCCAATTTtaacaccaccatcaccagacATGACGCTTCCATCTGTACAGcaacaatcatcatcaccacctcAGCTTAACACGCAGCCTTCTGCTCAAACGAAACAGACTCAGCCTGTTGCGGAGGGTGTTAGAGTTGGTTCGCCACCAGTGCCTCCACGCCGCAAGCGTGAGTCAAGAGCTACCAAGTTAG aaaagacaaaaaaatcaaaacttgTTCAATTGTTACTATCTTGTATTTCTTGTTCGAAGAAAAAACGATGA